In Microbulbifer sp. THAF38, the sequence CCGGGGTGGCCTACAAAGCGAAAATTGTCCCGGTACGCGTTCTCGGCCGCTGCGGTGGCTACACCTCGGACATCGCCGACGGCATTATCTGGAGCGCCGGCGGTTCCGTTAGCGGCGTGCCGAATAACCAAAATCCAGCGCAAGTGTTGAACCTGAGCCTGGGTGGCAGTGGCCGCTGCGACATCACGACACAGAATGCCATTAATACCGCGCGTAGCCTTGGTGCCACCGTTGTGGTTGCCGCGGGTAACTCGGCCCGCAATGCCCGCCGTTACTCGCCAGCTAGCTGTTCCGGGGTTATTACTGTCGCCGCCACAGACCGCTCCGGTGGTCGTGCCTACTACTCCAATTACGGAAATGTGGTCGACGTGGCCGCTCCCGGAGGTGAGATCAACGTAGTCAGCAGCGATGGCGTACTTTCCATCCTCAACAGCGGCAGCACATTTTCCGGTACTGATGCCTACGCTTTCTATCCCGGTACCAGCATGGCCACACCCCATGTGGCTGGCGCTGCGGCACTAATTTATTCGGTAAACCCCAGCGTGACCCCGGATGAGGTGGAATCGATTCTCACCAGTACCGCGCGCAGCTTCCCGGCGAGCTGTTCCCGCTGTGGCTCCGGTATTGTCGATGCCGCCGCCGCGGTAGCAGCGGCCAGTCTTCAATAGAAGGACTTCTCTCTGGAGCGGTCGTAAAGGCCGCTTCTCTTTTCACACCTTCCCCCCCTTTACCCTTTCACCTTTTCACCCCGCGTACACTTCTGACCTCCTTTCCCGTTCCATACCGGATTTCATTCCTGAACCCAATCCCGGTCCAAGCTACCCCCATCTCAAAGCTGCCGTATTAACAGGCTCAACAATCACCCGAATCCGACTGGAAATACTGACGGATTTCGGAATCCAGATCCTGTGGATATTTTTACCTCTGGTCCCGTGTGGCAAAGTCCATTGATACGGTATGAAGCAATAACAATAAGAGGTCGCCGTGGATCTGATTACCTTCGCCATCCCCTTTTTCCTGATCGCCGTGCTCACCGAGCTCGCCCTGGACCGCTGGAAAGGCTGGGGGCTCTATCGCCTCAACGATGCCCTGGGCAACCTGAGTACAGGCATCCTCAGCCGTATCCTGGGTCTCACCTACAAGAGCCTGTTTCTGGTGATTTACATCCCTCTGTTCCAGCTGCTACAGCCCTACTACCAGGCAGTCGGCTTTAACTGGTCTATGAGCAACGGATGGCATCTGGCGCTGGCTGTGCTCGCTTACGACTTTTGTTATTACTGGAAGCACCGTATCTGCCATGAAGTGAACGTGTTTTGGGCGGAACATTTGGTTCATCACCAAAGTGAGGATTACAACCTTACCACCGCTCTGCGCCAGTCCAGTGGAGGCCTGCAGTTGGATTGGGTGTTCTATTTGCCCCTGCTATTGATTGGCTTGCCGGCGGAAATGGTGATCGCCGCTGGTGCTATAGACCTGATTTACCAATTCTGGGTACACACCCAAAAAATTCCCAAAATCCGTTGGATGGAGTGGTTGCTGATTACCCCTTCCAACCACCGTGTGCACCATGCGCAGAACAAGGTTTATGTGGATAAAAATTACGGCGGAATCCTGATTTTGTGGGACCGACTGTTCGGCACCTATCAAGAGGAATTGAAGGAGGAACCGTGCATTTACGGTGTGCGCAAACCCCTAAACACTTTCGATCCGCTGGCGGCCAACCTGCAACATTTAAAACGCATGGCTCAGGACGCCTGGTATACCAAAAACTGGAGGGATAAATTTACCCTTTGGTTCCGCCCCACCGGCTACCGTCCCGCCGATGCCGAAGCAGCGATGCCTGTGCCCTCCACCGATTTGGCGCATTTCCAGCGTTACAATCCGCAGATTCGTCGGGGCCGGCGTAACTATGCGCTGGGCCAGCACCTCTGCTATTCCACCGCTACCCTGGCCCTACTCTGGTACTACCAGAGTCTGGAGATTACCTCACTGCTGGCCGCAGTGGCCCTGTTGGTTTTTAGCCTGGTGGTCAATGGGCGCATTCTCGATAACCACCCCCTGGCAAAATATCTGGAGCCACTACGCCTGACCCTCTACTGCGGGGCCCTGCCGCTGTTAAGTGCACAATTTGTCCCAGTTTTTAGTGCTTATATCGCACTCAGCGCTCTGGCCTGGGGGTGGTTGGCAATCACCGGCAAAGAGGATACAGTCGCTGTCGTTTGCGATTAGCAACCAGGAGTGAACCTCGATTACAGGATATTGGTGGTGATCGAGCAATCTCCCGCTGGGCGATCCCGGCCGGGCTCAGGAGGCAGTTTGTAGCGCCCCCTGAAACTCCCAACACATACCCCCCAACTCCGGCCGGGGTTTAGCCTTTTCCCCCCTATATCTCCTTGGGATTGCGCAACTGCCAGTCACCGCTCGTGTAACCGCTTCGGTTATAATGCGCGCTTTGCCCCCTAACAGGATCAGTTGTGCAAACAGGAACCCTCTATACCGTATCCGCCCCCTCCGGTGCTGGGAAAACCAGCCTCGTCAAAGCGCTGGTGGATAGCGACAGTCAAATCACCGTTTCTACCTCCCACACCACCCGGCCTATGCGCCCCGGTGAGGTCAACGGTGTCGATTACCATTTCGTGTCGCGCGAGGAGTTTCTGGCAATGCTTGAGCAGGATGCTTTCTTCGAGCACGCCCAGGTATACGGTGATAATTACTACGGGACTTCCAAGGGCAGTATCGAGGAAATTCTCGCCAGCGGTCGCGATGTGGTTCTGGAAATCGACTGGCAGGGCGCCGCCCAGGTGCGTCGGCTGCACTCGGAAACCATCGGCATTTTTATTTTGCCGCCCTCCCAAGAAGCGCTGCGCGAGCGCCTCACCGGCCGTGGCCAGGATGACGAAAGTGTAATCGAGCGCCGTATGGATCAGGCCATCGATGAAATGACCCACTATGTAGAAGCGGACTACCTGGTGATCAACGACGATTTCGAGCAGGCCCTGGTGGAGCTTCGTTCCATTTTCACCGCCCAGCGCCAACGTCTGAAAAAGCAACAGAAACGCCACGGTGATCTGTTGCAGGCACTGCTGCGCCATTGAGCCGGTTGATCGAATTGCGTACACTCCGCGGTCCGGTAAAATAACCGGTCCCCCGAACAGAATTCGCCCTCCCGGGCACAGTGAATGGAACCGAAAGTTTATGGCACGTATCACCGTTGAAGATTGCCTGGATCACGTCGACAACCGCTTCGAACTCGTAATCGTGGGTAGTAAACGCGCCCGCCAGATCGCCACCGGCGGACAGGATCCGATGGTTCCAGAAGAGAACGACAAGCCCACCGTTATCGCCCTGCGCGAAATCGAGGAAGGCTTGGTAGATGCGAGTATTCTCGATCAGCCTGACCGCGAAGAGGCCCCGGCGCCCATGGCCGCCCCGGCTTATCTATCCGACCAGGAAATCTGAGTTCGATCTGTTCTGACCAGAGTTTTATGAGTTATATGAGAGGCGCGCGCGGCATTGCACACCATCGATAGTCTGGCCCACCGCCTCTCCTCATACCTGCCTCCCGAGCAAATCCAGATAGTCCGTCGCGCCTATTTCTACGCGGAACAGGCCCACGACGGTCAGCAGCGCCGTTCTGGCGAGCCCTACGTGACCCACCCTCTGGCGGTGGCCACAATTCTCGCCGGCATGCATATGGATCACGAGAGTCTGGCAGCGGCCATGCTCCACGATGTGATCGAAGACACCGGAATCCCCAAAGCCGCTCTGGAAGAGCAGTTTGGTGGTGAGGTTGCCGATATTGTCGACGGCGTTTCCAAGCTGACCCAGTTTGAGACGGATAGCGCTGCGGAAAAACAGGCGGAAAACTTCCAGAAAATGGCCCTGGCCATGGCGCGCGATATCCGCGTGATTTTGGTCAAGCTGGCCGACCGCCTGCACAATATGCGCACCCTAGGCGCACTCAAGCCGCAAAAGCGTCACCGCATCGCCCGCGAAACCCTGGAAATTTATGCACCCATTGCCCACCGCCTGGGAATGAACGATGTGCGTATCGAATTTGAGGACCGCGCCTTTTTTGCGATTCATCCGCTGCGCGCCAGCCGGCTGCGCGCCGCGCTGGTAGCCGCGCGCGGCAATCGCAAGGAACTGTTGGAGCAGATTCAGAACGCCATAGAGCTGCGTCTGCAGCGGGAGGGAATAAGCTCCCTGGTGATCGGTCGCGAGAAGCACCTGTTCAGCATCTACCAAAAGATGCGCACCAAGAAGAAATCCTTCAAAGAGATCATGGATGTCTACGCTTTCCGCATCATCGTGGACAGCGTGGACACCTGCTACCGGGTGCTGGGCGTGATGCACAGCCTGTACAAACCGGTCATCTCCGAATTCAAGGATTATGTTGCCATCCCCAAATCCAATGGGTATCAGTCCCTGCACACCGTACTGCTGGGCATGCACGGGGTGCCTATCGAGGTGCAGATCCGCACCAAGGAAATGGACGAAATGGCCAACAGCGGCATCGCCGCCCATTGGCTGTACAAGGCCTCCGGCGATGAGGTAATCAATACTGGCGGTACCAGCCAGGTGCGCGCACGCCGCTGGGTGCAGGGCCTGCTGGAAATGCAGCAGCGCGCCGGCGACTCCCTGGAGTTTATCGAGAACGTTAAAATCGACCTCTTCCCCGACGAGGTCTATGTATTCACTCCCAAGGGGCAGATTGTCGATCTGCCCGCCGGTGCCACCGCCGTGGATTTCGCCTACTCAGTGCATACAGATATCGGCAACTCCTGTGTGGCCGTGCGGATCAACCAGCGGTTGGCGCCCCTGTCGCAGCCGCTGGCCAGCGGGCAAAAAGTGGAGATTCTCACCCGTAAAAACGCTCAGCCAAATCCAAACTGGCTCAACTTTGTTGTCACCGCCAAGGCCCGCAGCGCCATCCGTCACTTCCTCAAGCACCAGCGCCACCACGATTCCATCGCTCTGGGGCGGCGCCTGCTCGAAAAGGCCCTGGGTAAATTTAATACCCGCCTGGAAGAACTGACACCGGAGCAACTGGAGCAGGGACTGAAGGAAGCCAAATGTCCCACGTTGGAAAAACTGCTGGAGGAGATAGGCCTCGGCAACAAGGTAGCCTTCTCCGCAGCCAAGCTATTGACCCCTTCTCACAGTGAAGAGGCGGAAGCGAGCAACATCTCCTCACCGCTGACCATCGACGCCCAGGAGGGCATGATGATCAGTTTCGCACGCTGCTGCCGGCCGATTCCGGGAGATACCATTATCGGCCATATCAGCTCAGGCAAAGGCGTGGTAGTGCACAGGGATACCTGCCGCAATACCAACGAATTCCGCGAACACCCGGAAAACCTCATGCCGGTGAACTGGTCGCCGGATGTGCGCGGGGAATTCCTCGGCGATGTGCGGGTGGAAGTGGAGTCTGAGCGCGGCATTATCGCGCGCCTGGCCACTCGTATTACCGAAGAGGGCGCCAGTATCGAGCAGATCAACGTGGACGAAAAGGACGCCCATAACAGTGTGATTTCTCTCACCCTGGAAGTGAGCGGTCGGATTCATCTGGCGAGGGTCATGAAGAGGCTGCGCAATCTGCCATCTGTAATCCGCATCTCACGCCCTTGAGATAATCTGTCGATATATTTGTTAGCGGATCACAGCAGATAAGTTTTTGGCTTTTCTTGGCCTTTAGCGTCGCTGCCATTCAGCATTAAAGCGCGCTATATTTACCCGCTTTCTGCAAATAGCAATAAGTAATGGAGTGCCCAATGCCCAACCGCGCGATTATCAAGACAGACAAGGCTCCCAAAGCAGCCGGCACCTACTCCCAGGCGGTAAAGGTCAACGATACTGTGTACCTGTCAGGGCAGATAGGACTGGACCCCAAAACCCAGCAGATGGTTTCAGGCAGTTTTGCCGATGAGGCGCGCCAGGTTTTCCACAATTTGGGGGCGGTATGTGAGGCCTCGGATGGCTCGCTTCAGCATATTGTAAAGCTCAACCTGTACATCACCGACAGCAGCAACTTTGCTGCGGTGAATGAGGTAATGACAGAGTTTTTCCAGGAGCCATACCCAGCGCGTGCCACCGTGGTGGTTAAAGAGCTGCCTCTCGGAGCGCAATTTGAAGCCGAAGGAGTAATGGTGCCCTAACCCAGGAAAGCACGATGCTGCAGAGCCGGGCACACACCCGGCTCATTCACTGTTCTACCTTTCACTCTCTTAAATTTCCCACTCTTAGCTTTTTACTAGCCTTCCGCTTCCAATAATGCGCTGTAGCCCACTTTGTAATCGGGATATTTAAGCTGATAGCCACTGGCGAGCATGCGCTGGTTACTGAGCTTCTTCGAGCGGCGCTCACTGGTCTGCACAATCTCACGCAGATGGGCACTGGTGTAACCCATCGCCTTCACCAGCCATTGCTGCAGTTCATACATGGGCACCGGCTTGCTGTCAGCACCAATATACAGTGGCTCCGGCTTCCAACCCTGCTTGTGTCTTTCAACCAGGTGCAGCAAAAAGCCAATGCAGTCATCCACATGAATACGATTGCTGAATTGGGGGGGCTGGGGCGGGGCACAGCGACCTGCGCGCACCTGGGAGAGCAGGCGGTCGCGACCGGGGCCATAGATACCGGCAAAGCGTACAATGCAGGCACCCGGTATCGCCGAGTGAATAATATCCTCCGCCGCGAGCAGTGCCTCCCCCTGAAAACCACTGGGCACAGGGAGCGTCTGCTCATCGAGAAAATCATCGCCGCTTTGGCCATACACGCGGGTGGAAGATGCCCAAATCACCATGCGCGGTGGTTTTGGCAAGCGCGAAACGGCCTCACTCAGCGCCCGGGCAGTCTCCACATAGGCGCGCTGATAACCGCTTGGGGTATGTTCATCCGGGGTAAATGTGGCGAGGATGATATCGGCACCATCCGCCAGCAGGCGCTCTATATCCCCCACCTTGGTCGCATCCCCGCGGCGCCAATTGACGGCATCTGCCCGTCGCTTACTCGCCAGAGCCACCAGTGGATTGCGCCGCATGCCGTATACGCTGTATTGCTTGCGATCTATATTGAGCGCAAGACGCGCCCCGAGGTCGCCACACCCAAGGATCCAAAGCTTCTCTTTTTGTGTCATATAGTTCCCGGCAATCGGGCGCCTGGGATAGCGTCGATTGCCATATTCCCTTGATATTGTGCTGTTGCGTCCCGCTGGAGAAACCCTACCTGGGGAACCCCTAGCCTTTTCTCCGGCCGTTTATGCGGTACGCCAAAAATTATCCGCAAACGATTGCGGCTTTACCGTCCATGAATAACGATGCGGGGCACTTTCGCGCCTCGCCATTCCATCTGCCACTCTGAAATTGAACTAATTACCGCGCCGTTTGAGTAAGCGGTAGACAGCGAGAAAGATAATCGCACCAATGGTGGCCGTTATTATGTCGCCAAATCCGAAACCGGTCACGGGTCCACCGAATCCAATCAGGGCGCCCAACCAACCACCGATAAAGGCCCCAATGATGCCAATCACCATTGTGACTATCCAACCACCGGGATCTTTACCTGGCATGATCCATTTCGCTAAGGCGCCGGCAATCAGTCCGAGAATAATCCAGGATAAAACTCCCATGGCGTTTCTCCATTCTGTTGGCCCCCATAAGATATAGCAAAATTTTGCGCCTCAATCCCATATACCCTTCCATAATTGGTAATTTTTTCCAACTTTGTGCTTGAGGCGACAGCTTGAAGTTCAGTAGTGGCCAGCGGCCATTATTTATGAATAATAGCTATCAACTACTATTCTTTAATTGTCTTTACCATGACCCTCAATGAACTGCGCTACATAGTCACTCTCGCTCAGGAACAGCACTTCGGCCGCGCTGCCGAACGCTGCTTCGTCAGCCAACCGACCCTATCTATCGCGGTAAAAAAGTTGGAGAAAGAGTTGGGGGTCGCCCTGTTCGAACGCTCCAAGACACGGGTACAGGCCACACCACTGGGAGAGCGCATTGTCGCCCAGGCCCAACTGGTGCTGGAGCAATCCGCCGCCATTAAAGATATCGCCAGCGCCGGTAAAGACCAACTGGCGAGCCCCCTCTCGGTTGGGGCGATATTCACCATCGGTCCCTATCTGTTCCCTCATTTTATTCCGCAGCTGCAGCACTTAGCACCGGACATGCCCCTTTATGTAGAAGAGGGTTACACCGCCACCCTGCGCCAGCGCCTGCGCAAGGGGGAGTTGGATGCGATCATTATTGCGCTGCCATTCACCGAGCCCGATGTCGTCACCCAGCCACTTTATGACGAGCCCTTTGTAGTTTTAATGCCGGCGGGACACCCCCTTGCACAGCAGGAATTCATAGAGCCCGAGCAGCTCACCAAAGATAATGTACTGCTGCTGGGGGAGGGCCACTGTTTCCGCGACCAGGTGCTGGAAGCCTGCCCACATTTACAGGTGACTATGGACAAGGAGAGTGGCGGTGGAGGCATTCGCACAGCTGCCGATGGCAGTTCGCTGGAAACCCTGAGACACATGGTGGCTTCCGGGCTCGGCATCACCGTATTGCCATTCTCCGCTGCCACCGCCTCGCAATATGCCAGCGGGCTGCTGGAGACCCGCCCCTTTAAGGCACCCGGCCCTCGACGCACCGTCGCCCTGGCCTGGCGCGCCAGTTTTCCACGCCACCGTGCTATCGATATATTGCGTGAGGCCATCAGCCAGTGTCACCTGATCGAGCCATAAACAGCCTCGCGGATCAGCCGGTCACCAACCTCAAAGGGGTAGGGGACAAGTTTGCCCAGGTGCTGGCCAAACTGCATATCCACTCCCTGCAGGACCTGCTGTTCCACCTGCCACTGCGCTACCAGGATCGCACCCGGGTCGTGCCGGTAGCCGGACTCACCGCCGGCATGGACGCCGTTATTGAAGGTGAAGTGACCGCAGCCGATGTGGTCTTCGGCCGCCGACGCAGCTTGGTAGTGAAGCTGCAGGATATGAGCGGCAGTATCACCCTGCGTTTTTTCCACTTTTCTGCAGCGCAGAAAAATCGCTTTGCCCGCGGTATCCGCGTGCGTTGCTTCGGCGAGGCACGACGCGGCGCCGCCGGCCTGGAGCTGTACCACCCGGAAACTGAGGTGGTCGGCAGTGAAAACGCCGCTACTGAGGAAACCCTGACACCGGTTTACCCCCTGACCGAAGGCGTTAGCCAGGGGCGTATGCGCGACCTGATGCAGCAGGCAGTGGCTCTACTGCGAAGCGGAGCGGTTACTGAGCTGCTACCCGCTGAGTTGTTACCAAAAACACTGCGTTATCCCCTGAGTGACGCCCTGATTTATTTGCATTCGCCCCCTGCCGGCACCCAGCTGGAACAGCTCGCCGCCGGCACGCATCCCGCGCAGCAGCGCCTGGCATTGGAAGAACTGCTCGCACACCACTTGAGCCTGCTGGAACTGCGGCGCAACAGCGCCAGGGTCGCGGCACCGCCACTGCCCGTAAACAAATCCCTGGAGAGGGATTTTCGCTCGCGCCTGCCATTTGCGCTCACCGGTGCACAACAGCGGGTCTGCGAGGAGATCGCCGAAGACCTCGCCCAGGACATCCCCATGATGCGCCTGCTGCAAGGTGACGTCGGCGCCGGCAAGACTCTGGTAGCCGCCATGGCCGCCCTCAAAGGCATCGGCGCTGGGGCTCAGGTGGTGGTGATGGCACCGACTGAGATTCTCGCCGAACAACACAGAATCAACTTCTGCAACTGGCTTGAACCTCTCGGTGTTCAGGTCGCGCAACTCACCGGTAGCTTAAAGGCCGCCGAGCGACGCGAGCAGTTGGGCAAAATTGCCAGTGGCGAGGCGCAGCTGGTGGTGGGCACCCACGCGCTCTTCCAGGAAGGCGTGGTATTCCACAATTTGGTGCTGGTAATTATCGACGAGCAACACCGCTTCGGGGTGCGCCAGCGTTTGGAGTTGCGCGAGAAGGGCGCTGCCAGCGGAGCGACCGGCAGGCTGCAGCCACACCAGTTGATCATGACCGCTACCCCGATACCCCGCACCCTGGCAATGTCCGCCTTTGCCGACCTGGATTGCTCCATCATCGACGAGCTGCCCCCCGGGCGCCAGCCGATCAACACCGTGGCAATCTCCAACGATCGCCGCGATCAGGTGATGGAAAGAGTGCACTGTGCCATCGCCGAAGGGCGCCAGGCCTATTGGGTCTGTACCCTGATTGAGGAGTCCGAGAGCCTGCAGGCTCAGGCAGCGGAGTCCACCGCCGAGGTATTAGCGGAGATGCTCGACGGTGCGCGCGTAGCCCTGGTACACGGGCGCCTCAAGCCGGAACAGAAAGAGCAGGTTATGAGTGCCTTTAAAGCCGGTGAGGTGGATCTGCTTGTAGCAACAACGGTGATCGAGGTCGGGGTGGATGTGCCCAATGCCAGCCTGATGATTATCGAAAACCCCGAACGCCTGGGCCTCGCCCAGCTGCACCAGCTACGCGGTCGGGTAGGGCGCGGTTCTATTGCCAGTCACTGTGTACTGCTTTACGGCACTCCGCTTTCACAAAATGGCCGCGCGCGTTTACAGGCACTGCGCCAGCACAGCGACGGCTTCGCCATCGCGGAAGAGGACCTGCGTTTGCGCGGCCCCGGTGAAATTCTCGGCACCCGCCAGACCGGGGAGATCCAGCACCGCATCGCCGACCTACAGCGGGATGCGGAACTGCTGCCGCAGGTGCAAAAAATCGCCGTATCTCCGGCTCTGAATCAGGAAATGCGCAGCCAGCTGATCAAGCGCTGGCTACAGAACAAGCCCCGCTTTGCCGAGGCTTGATACCTGGGCGCCTCAGTGGGCGCCGATAGTATTTTGCTGGTCGTTGGCATTTACACTGTTGTAATTGGAGTCATAGTAGACCTCCTCATCCAGTGCGCCCTCACTCTTCGCCACCACGCTGCTCACCACCGCATCGCCGGTGATATTCACTGCAGTGCGCACCATATCCAACAAGCGGTCGACGCCGATAATAATCGCGATACCCTCCAGCGGCAGACCCACCTGCTGCAGCACCATACCGAGCATGATCAGACCAACTCCGGGCACACCCGCGGTACCAATGGAGGCCAGAGTTGCCGTCAGAATTACGGTGAGATAGCCGGTAAAACCAATATCAATGCCATAGAATTGGGCGATAAAGACCGTAGCCACCCCCTGCATAATCGCGGTGCCATCCATATTAATAGTGGCGCCAAGGGGTACAGTAAAAGCAGCGATCTTGTTATCGACGCCGAGACGCTTTTCCACCGTCGACAGGGTTACCGGGATGGTAGCCGCTGAGGATGCGGTACTGAAAGCGAAGACCATGGTCGACCACATTTTCTTTAGCAGCTCCAGCGGGTTGAGGCCGCTCAAAAGCTTCAAGATTATCGAGTAAACACCCAGAGCATGGAGCAACAGGGCAGATAAAACGACCAGGAAGTATTTACCCAGTTGCACTAACCCACTGAATCCAAGATCCGCAAATGTCTTCGCCAAGAGAGCGAATACTCCATAGGGTGCAAATACCATCAGCACTCCAACCATGCGCAGTACAACGGTATTCAAATCGTTAAAGAAAGCGGCAATTCGCTGGCCCGGCTCACCGCAACGGGAAATCGCGTAGCCCATCAACAGGGCAAACACGATAATCTGCAGCATATTGCCTTCGGCCATAGCCGCGACCGGGTTGGTGGGGAAGATATTCACCAGGACTTCAGAAAGGGGCGGAGACTCCTTTGGCTGGAATGTAGAATTTACTGTCGCAGCGGCCTCACTCACACCAACCCCAGGCTGGAATACCAGTGCCAGGCACAGGGCCACTGTTATGGCAATCGCCGTAGTGAGCATGTAAAGCAGGACAGTTTTACCCGCCAGCGGCCCGATCCGACTGCCCTCTGACAGGGCACAGGCACCGCTGATCAAGGAAACCAATACCAGTGGCACCACCATCAATTTCAGCGAGGCGATAAAGATCCGGCCGATGATGTCGAAGAGCCCCTCTGTCAGATAGAGATTGATGGCCTCGGTAACGCCGGCACCCAACAACTGGCTGGCATTCAAGTAATTGAACAAGACCCCCAGGCCGATGCCCGCCACCATCCCCAGAAGAATTTTGGTCGTAAGCCCCATAACAAGCTTCTCTTTATAAATTCATTGTTTTCATTAAAGGGAGCACTATATCCATTGCCGCCCCGGTGAGCAAAAATCCAACGGGGTGGCGCCAGCCGCCAGAGGGCAGGGTACAATGCCCCCTTTTGCAGACTGCGGAGTTATCGTTGCACCAATCTCCATTTGTACCTGCGGGCGATTGGCAGGGGCGGCCATTTGAACCGGCGCAGTCCCAGCCACCGGAAAACCTGATGCCGTGGCTGGCGTACACCGGTTCGCTCACTGCAGCCCTGAAGCAATTAAGTGGGGGGGACTTTAGCGTGCGGGTACTCGGCCAGAGCTGGCAACTGCCCCGCGCCGAGGAGTGCCGCGCACTCAATTTAAATCGCCGCAGCCGCGCCCTGGTGCGAGAGGTTCTATTGCTGGGCTGTGGCCAGCCCTGGGTTTACGCTCGTAGTGTCCTGCCCCTGCGCAGCCTGCAGGGCAAGTCCCGCAACCTGCGCAGCCTGGACAGCCGCCCCCTGGGGGAGCTGCTTTTCAGCGAACCGGGGATTCGCCGCGGTGAGATAGAGTTCAACCAATTGCGCCGCAACCCCGATTTGCAGGCTCAAGGGCTCTGCAACGAGGGCGATAACGTCTGGGGGCGCCGTTCAATATTTTGGCTGCGGGGCAAACCCCTGCTGGTGGCAGAGGCCTTCCTCACGCACTTTCGTCCCGACGGCCCACCCATAGCCCCCACAAACCAATAACCAAACACAGGGAGATAAGCTACCGTGATCAGCCAACAAATCGCCGCGCGCTGGCCCGCAGTAATGCCCTATTGGCAATTGGCGCGTATGGATAGGCCCATCGGCTCCCTGCTACTGCTATGGCCAACCTGGGCCGCACTTTGGCTCGCCGCGGGCGGCTGGCCAGGGCAGCACCTGTTTGCGGTGTTCACTCTGGGAGTCATACTGATGCGCGCGGCCGGCTGTGCGGTAAACGACTTTGCCGACCGCGAGATTGACGGCCATGTAAAGCGCACCGCCACGCGCCCCCTCGCCACAGGAAGCATTACCCCCAAGGCAGCCCTGGGCCTCTTTGCCGGGCTCAGCTTCGCGGCTTTTCTACTGGTCCTCACCACCAACCTGCTCACGATTTTATTGTCATTGCCAGCACTGGCATTGGCCTTCTGCTACCCCTTCGCAAAGCGCCATACTCACCTGCCACAAGTGGTACTGGGTGCGGCATTCAGTATGGGCATCCCCATGGCTTTTGCCGCAGTGACTGGCGAAGTCCCGCCACAGG encodes:
- the recG gene encoding ATP-dependent DNA helicase RecG, whose protein sequence is MSPDRAINSLADQPVTNLKGVGDKFAQVLAKLHIHSLQDLLFHLPLRYQDRTRVVPVAGLTAGMDAVIEGEVTAADVVFGRRRSLVVKLQDMSGSITLRFFHFSAAQKNRFARGIRVRCFGEARRGAAGLELYHPETEVVGSENAATEETLTPVYPLTEGVSQGRMRDLMQQAVALLRSGAVTELLPAELLPKTLRYPLSDALIYLHSPPAGTQLEQLAAGTHPAQQRLALEELLAHHLSLLELRRNSARVAAPPLPVNKSLERDFRSRLPFALTGAQQRVCEEIAEDLAQDIPMMRLLQGDVGAGKTLVAAMAALKGIGAGAQVVVMAPTEILAEQHRINFCNWLEPLGVQVAQLTGSLKAAERREQLGKIASGEAQLVVGTHALFQEGVVFHNLVLVIIDEQHRFGVRQRLELREKGAASGATGRLQPHQLIMTATPIPRTLAMSAFADLDCSIIDELPPGRQPINTVAISNDRRDQVMERVHCAIAEGRQAYWVCTLIEESESLQAQAAESTAEVLAEMLDGARVALVHGRLKPEQKEQVMSAFKAGEVDLLVATTVIEVGVDVPNASLMIIENPERLGLAQLHQLRGRVGRGSIASHCVLLYGTPLSQNGRARLQALRQHSDGFAIAEEDLRLRGPGEILGTRQTGEIQHRIADLQRDAELLPQVQKIAVSPALNQEMRSQLIKRWLQNKPRFAEA
- a CDS encoding hydrogen peroxide-inducible genes activator → MTLNELRYIVTLAQEQHFGRAAERCFVSQPTLSIAVKKLEKELGVALFERSKTRVQATPLGERIVAQAQLVLEQSAAIKDIASAGKDQLASPLSVGAIFTIGPYLFPHFIPQLQHLAPDMPLYVEEGYTATLRQRLRKGELDAIIIALPFTEPDVVTQPLYDEPFVVLMPAGHPLAQQEFIEPEQLTKDNVLLLGEGHCFRDQVLEACPHLQVTMDKESGGGGIRTAADGSSLETLRHMVASGLGITVLPFSAATASQYASGLLETRPFKAPGPRRTVALAWRASFPRHRAIDILREAISQCHLIEP
- a CDS encoding dicarboxylate/amino acid:cation symporter, with the translated sequence MGLTTKILLGMVAGIGLGVLFNYLNASQLLGAGVTEAINLYLTEGLFDIIGRIFIASLKLMVVPLVLVSLISGACALSEGSRIGPLAGKTVLLYMLTTAIAITVALCLALVFQPGVGVSEAAATVNSTFQPKESPPLSEVLVNIFPTNPVAAMAEGNMLQIIVFALLMGYAISRCGEPGQRIAAFFNDLNTVVLRMVGVLMVFAPYGVFALLAKTFADLGFSGLVQLGKYFLVVLSALLLHALGVYSIILKLLSGLNPLELLKKMWSTMVFAFSTASSAATIPVTLSTVEKRLGVDNKIAAFTVPLGATINMDGTAIMQGVATVFIAQFYGIDIGFTGYLTVILTATLASIGTAGVPGVGLIMLGMVLQQVGLPLEGIAIIIGVDRLLDMVRTAVNITGDAVVSSVVAKSEGALDEEVYYDSNYNSVNANDQQNTIGAH
- a CDS encoding chorismate lyase, which codes for MHQSPFVPAGDWQGRPFEPAQSQPPENLMPWLAYTGSLTAALKQLSGGDFSVRVLGQSWQLPRAEECRALNLNRRSRALVREVLLLGCGQPWVYARSVLPLRSLQGKSRNLRSLDSRPLGELLFSEPGIRRGEIEFNQLRRNPDLQAQGLCNEGDNVWGRRSIFWLRGKPLLVAEAFLTHFRPDGPPIAPTNQ
- the ubiA gene encoding 4-hydroxybenzoate octaprenyltransferase; amino-acid sequence: MPYWQLARMDRPIGSLLLLWPTWAALWLAAGGWPGQHLFAVFTLGVILMRAAGCAVNDFADREIDGHVKRTATRPLATGSITPKAALGLFAGLSFAAFLLVLTTNLLTILLSLPALALAFCYPFAKRHTHLPQVVLGAAFSMGIPMAFAAVTGEVPPQAWLLYTANLLWTLCYDTFYAMVDRDDDLKIGVKSTAILFGDMDRAMTAALQFLVLLALLLMGQRFALGAIYYVAMAIVAAFFCYQQWLIRDRDRNACFKAFLHNNWVGLAIFAGIFLHYLFN